The DNA region CTGGTTGACAACCCGGACGCCTGTTATGCCATCTGGATGCTTGCGCCCGCACTTTTTTTTGGCTGTGTGATGGCGGCTTTCCGAGGCTACTGGCAGGGGCTGCAGGACATGGTCCCGACCGCGGTCTCGCAGATTGTGGAAGCGGTGGCCAAGCTTATTTTTGGGCTGGCGCTGGCCTATCTGATCACCCTGGCCGGGATGCGTGAATTCGCACGGGCAGGGACGGTGTTCGGGACGGCCTGCCCATCGTCGGAGCAAGCGCAGCTCGCGGTGCTGCCGTTTGCGGCGGCGGGAGCGATCCTTGGCGTAACCCTCAGCACGGTTTGCGGCGCGCTTTATATGGTGGCGCGCCACAAACTGGGAAAGGTGGGAATCAGCAGCGGCCAGTGGCGGGCCGCGCCGCACAGTTCCCCGGCCGGGACGCTGGTGCGGCGGCTGCTGGCAATCGCCCTGCCGGTCTGTGTGGCATCGGTCATTGCGAATCTAACCACATTCATCGATCTTATCTCGGTTATGAACCAACTGAACGAAGCGATTGCGGAAAACGCCCCGCTCATCACCGGGATGTATGCGGGAGCGATCCCGGAAGGGGTGGGGCTCGATAAGCTCGGCTCCTACCTCTACGGCTGCTATTCCGGCCTTGCGGTTCCGATTTATAATCTGGTGCCGTCGCTGACCACGACGATCGGAGTGAGCCTGCTTCCGGCGGTTTCGGCGGCATGGGCCTCCCGCGACCGTGTCCGCCTGACCCGCAACGTTTCCTCCGCTCTGCGCATCGCGTCGCTGATCGCGATGCCCGCGGGTTTTGGCATCTGCGCGCTGGCGGAACCAATCATGCACCTGCTCTATTTTACAAAACCGATGGAGGTTGCCGTGATCGCGCCCGCACTGCGCGTCATGGGGATCAGCGCGATCTTTGTGGCGCTTTCGCTGCCGGTCAACGCGATCCTACAGGCGCTCGGCCATGCGGATCTGCCGGTGAAGCTGCTTTTTATCGGCGGGCTTCTCAAGCTTGCAATGAATTATCTGCTGGTGCCGGTTCCGCAGCTCAATATTCAGGCAGCGCCGATTGGAACACTGGGGTGTTACGCATTTGTTCTGCTGGTGAGCCTGTGGGTGCTCATCCGGACAACCGATGTTGAAATCCCGGTAATCGGGGTATTTGGCAAGCCGCTTTTTGCCGGAATTTTGTGTGGAATTGCGGCAAAATTAAGCTGGGAAATGTTGGCAAGTTTGCTTCCGGAGCGGCTTTCGACGCTGGTTTCCATCGGAATTGGGGGCATTGTGTACCTATTTATCATATTATTCACAAAAACATTGACAAAAGTCGATTTTTTAATGGTGCCGGGCGCAGAAAAGTTTGCGAAGCTACTTGAAAAGCTGTCCCTTTTAGGGTAGAATACTAATCGTAGCTGTAAAAGCGGCTGGGAAAGGACTTTGAGCGGATGCCAGTGGATTTTCAGAAGAAAACTTCGTATGATATAAACGACCTCGTTGCAATCATGAAGCTGCTGCGTTCGAAAGACGGGTGTCCCTGGGATGCAAAGCAGGATCACCACACCATCCGCAAGAACTTCCTGGAGGAAACCTACGAGGTTTTGGAAGCGATCGACACGCAGGACGCGGAGCTGCTCAAAGAGGAACTCGGGGACGTGCTCCTGCAGATTGTGTTTCATTCCCGCATTGAGGAGGAAGCTGGCCGTTTTGCGTTTGACGATGTCTGTGACGGAATCTGTAAAAAGCTGATCCTGCGTCATCCGCATGTGTTCGGTGAAACGCGGGTTTCCGGGACCGACGAAGTCCTCACAAACTGGGACAAGATCAAGGAAGCGTCAAAAGGGCAGACCACGGCGGCAGAAACGCTGCGGAGCGTTCCAGCGGTATTCCCGGCGCTGATGCGCAGTGAAAAGGTACAGCATCGCGCGGCAAAGGCGGGGTTCGATTATCCGGATACCGGTTGGACGATACGGGTTTTGGAAAGCGAGATCGCGGAGCTTAAGGAGGCGGTCGCACAGGGGAATCAGGCGCATATCGACGAAGAGCTGGGAGACCTCTTGTTCGCGGCGGTGAATGTGGCAAGGTTCGTGGGCAGCGATCCGGAGGACGCGCTCGCAAAATCCTGCGACAAGTTTATCGGGCGGTTTGAGCGGGTGGAAAAGCTGGCGAAAGAACGCGGCGTGGATATGAAGGCTTCGTCCATCGAAATACTGGACGGGCTCTGGAAGGACGCCAAAAACAATAAGGACGTATTATCACAGGCAAAATTGTCTGAAGATATAAATTAAAATTATATAACGGAGGTCATTAATATGACAAAAGCAGAGCTTATCAATGCGGTTGCAGAGAAATCCGGGCTTTCCAAGAAGGATAGCGAGAAGGCAGTCGGCGCGGTTGTAGACGCGATCACCGATGCGCTCAAA from Anaerotruncus rubiinfantis includes:
- a CDS encoding putative polysaccharide biosynthesis protein, which translates into the protein MNQQHKQGYLYGTMVLAAGTMTVKVIGVLFKIPLTNILGGVGMSYFNVAYDLYYPLYALFVSGVPVAVSKLVSESIACGRARDARRLLRVSATVFVSIGSCGTILMFVGARWFAGLVDNPDACYAIWMLAPALFFGCVMAAFRGYWQGLQDMVPTAVSQIVEAVAKLIFGLALAYLITLAGMREFARAGTVFGTACPSSEQAQLAVLPFAAAGAILGVTLSTVCGALYMVARHKLGKVGISSGQWRAAPHSSPAGTLVRRLLAIALPVCVASVIANLTTFIDLISVMNQLNEAIAENAPLITGMYAGAIPEGVGLDKLGSYLYGCYSGLAVPIYNLVPSLTTTIGVSLLPAVSAAWASRDRVRLTRNVSSALRIASLIAMPAGFGICALAEPIMHLLYFTKPMEVAVIAPALRVMGISAIFVALSLPVNAILQALGHADLPVKLLFIGGLLKLAMNYLLVPVPQLNIQAAPIGTLGCYAFVLLVSLWVLIRTTDVEIPVIGVFGKPLFAGILCGIAAKLSWEMLASLLPERLSTLVSIGIGGIVYLFIILFTKTLTKVDFLMVPGAEKFAKLLEKLSLLG
- the mazG gene encoding nucleoside triphosphate pyrophosphohydrolase; amino-acid sequence: MPVDFQKKTSYDINDLVAIMKLLRSKDGCPWDAKQDHHTIRKNFLEETYEVLEAIDTQDAELLKEELGDVLLQIVFHSRIEEEAGRFAFDDVCDGICKKLILRHPHVFGETRVSGTDEVLTNWDKIKEASKGQTTAAETLRSVPAVFPALMRSEKVQHRAAKAGFDYPDTGWTIRVLESEIAELKEAVAQGNQAHIDEELGDLLFAAVNVARFVGSDPEDALAKSCDKFIGRFERVEKLAKERGVDMKASSIEILDGLWKDAKNNKDVLSQAKLSEDIN